One Pseudomonas sp. AN-1 genomic region harbors:
- a CDS encoding response regulator, with protein sequence MQIRIGVVDDHPLLREGVVNTLRKRADLKVVEQGGSADEAQSIAERLAPDVLLMDVNMPGDTFAAVRAIASRLPAVKIIMLTVSESEEDACCALEAGAKGYLLKGISGPDLVQAIRIVAMGAIYISPALEKKLLQNFGRQEADKKGVRLTHREEQVIREVSNGLTNKEVAWRLAISEKTVKHYMTCVMQKLNARNRVEAVAALRRYWERESMGRMIFGASLHDSKES encoded by the coding sequence ATGCAGATCAGGATTGGTGTCGTCGACGATCATCCGCTGTTGCGCGAGGGCGTCGTCAACACGCTCAGGAAGCGGGCCGATCTCAAGGTGGTGGAGCAGGGCGGCAGCGCCGACGAGGCGCAGTCGATCGCCGAGCGCCTCGCTCCGGATGTCCTGCTGATGGACGTGAACATGCCCGGCGACACCTTCGCCGCGGTGCGCGCGATCGCCTCGCGCCTGCCTGCCGTCAAGATCATCATGCTCACCGTCTCCGAGTCGGAGGAGGATGCCTGCTGCGCGCTCGAGGCCGGGGCGAAGGGTTATCTGCTCAAGGGCATCAGCGGGCCGGATCTGGTGCAGGCCATCCGCATCGTGGCCATGGGGGCCATCTACATAAGTCCGGCGCTGGAGAAGAAGTTGCTGCAGAACTTCGGCAGGCAGGAGGCCGACAAGAAAGGCGTCAGGCTGACTCACCGCGAGGAGCAGGTCATTCGCGAAGTTTCCAACGGACTGACCAACAAGGAAGTTGCCTGGCGACTGGCGATCAGCGAGAAGACAGTGAAACACTACATGACCTGCGTCATGCAGAAGTTGAATGCCCGCAACCGCGTCGAGGCGGTCGCCGCCCTGCGCCGTTACTGGGAGCGCGAAAGCATGGGGCGAATGATCTTCGGGGCGTCGCTGCACGACTCCAAGGAATCGTGA
- a CDS encoding sensor histidine kinase, whose product MAKNEKVQSNSATSGPVAARTLVGGARHSRQGNRGRPDLPHGASHGMSRSTQFLVAAALTLGLTMTFVGNLVSARVQSAALQSAAEAGALYMEAFLEPYVQELSSTATLSPQSTRALDQLTRSPSLRRHVASVKIWRTDGTVAYSTDKSITHRSFPMDEIAGALAGRVVTALEDLEQEENDFERSLAIPLYEIYAPLRAADSGKVVAVGEFYERADGLEKEIGRVRRQVWLVVGTATLAMLGLIYFFVRRGDRIIQHQRMALNARVIAQARLHRKNAKLQKRITNATHEFWKINELTLRRLGADLHDGPAQLLTLILIRLDDLAEQLGAAHGTPGEEYETIRGAAQDALREIRDISRGLALPEVNDLTLHEELQLAAQRHMQRTSTAVELALAPLPPSAPLPLKICIYRFVQECLNNAFRHADGAGQMLAASYGNGLLSVQVSDRGPGMPARAPEVGGGDNARLGLAGLRYRVESLGGFFTIDSQPGQGTTVKAQFRL is encoded by the coding sequence ATGGCGAAGAACGAAAAGGTCCAATCGAATTCGGCGACTTCAGGCCCGGTCGCTGCTCGGACCTTGGTCGGAGGCGCTCGCCATTCCCGCCAGGGAAATCGCGGCAGGCCGGACCTGCCGCACGGCGCCAGCCACGGCATGAGCCGCTCCACCCAGTTCCTCGTCGCCGCCGCGCTGACCCTCGGCCTGACCATGACCTTCGTCGGCAACCTGGTCAGCGCGCGGGTGCAGAGCGCCGCCCTGCAGAGCGCGGCCGAGGCCGGCGCGCTCTACATGGAGGCCTTCCTGGAACCCTACGTGCAGGAGCTGAGCAGCACCGCCACCCTCTCGCCGCAGAGCACCCGGGCGCTCGACCAGCTGACCCGCAGCCCGTCGCTCAGGCGCCACGTCGCCTCGGTGAAGATCTGGCGCACGGACGGCACCGTGGCCTACAGCACGGACAAGTCGATCACCCACCGCAGCTTTCCCATGGACGAGATCGCCGGGGCGCTGGCCGGCCGGGTGGTCACCGCCCTCGAGGATCTCGAGCAGGAGGAGAACGACTTCGAGCGCAGCCTCGCCATCCCCCTCTACGAGATCTACGCCCCGCTGCGCGCCGCCGACAGCGGCAAGGTCGTCGCCGTCGGCGAGTTCTACGAAAGGGCCGACGGGCTCGAGAAGGAAATCGGCCGGGTGCGCCGGCAGGTCTGGCTGGTGGTCGGCACCGCGACCCTGGCCATGCTGGGACTGATCTACTTCTTCGTCCGCCGCGGCGACCGGATCATCCAGCACCAGCGCATGGCGCTGAACGCGCGCGTGATCGCCCAGGCCCGCCTGCATCGCAAGAACGCCAAGCTGCAGAAGCGGATCACCAATGCCACCCACGAGTTCTGGAAGATCAACGAGCTCACCCTCAGGCGCCTCGGCGCCGACCTGCACGATGGCCCGGCGCAGCTGCTGACCCTGATCCTCATCCGCCTCGACGACCTCGCCGAACAGCTCGGCGCGGCCCATGGCACCCCCGGCGAGGAGTACGAAACGATCAGGGGCGCCGCCCAGGATGCCCTGCGGGAAATCCGCGACATCTCCCGCGGCCTGGCCCTCCCGGAGGTCAACGACCTGACGCTGCACGAGGAGCTGCAGCTCGCCGCCCAGCGGCACATGCAGCGGACCTCGACGGCGGTCGAGCTGGCGCTGGCGCCGCTGCCCCCGAGCGCGCCCCTGCCCCTGAAGATCTGCATCTACCGCTTCGTCCAGGAATGCCTGAACAACGCCTTTCGCCATGCCGATGGCGCCGGCCAGATGCTGGCCGCCAGCTATGGCAACGGACTGCTGAGCGTGCAGGTATCGGACCGCGGACCGGGGATGCCGGCGCGGGCGCCGGAGGTGGGGGGCGGCGACAATGCCCGCCTGGGCCTGGCCGGCCTGCGCTATCGGGTGGAATCGCTCGGTGGCTTCTTCACCATCGACTCGCAGCCGGGACAGGGCACCACGGTGAAGGCGCAATTCAGACTGTAG
- a CDS encoding peroxidase family protein has translation MATSYVLKPFRFNISDLNFMRDQINFRPLYDAAGNAVINWDGTCTVYNAKGVAYQDLGSPAANIAAYGQSYAAVTAAQGLRDPSGLNNNLYLVNATWGAVDQPFLQRTQVVYDQYVRPLDAGDPNAFYALKFATSPNPAAADYTKRGDDLSTPDVDEASPVQNVVDYTPRMISQLTTTAGVTFQTEPGGSHLVKDANGFTQVADYGLLESLGQQDAQRPVNEDGSASNEFFVGAQNPGMAPVNGWFVLFGQFFDHGLDFVGKGGDGTRITINLAPDDPLYGVIDPTTGQPASKIVITRADVSGFTADGTPQWVNHTSPYIDQSQTYGSSQQVTDLLREWVSTDNGVSYHAGAHMLDGNTSAAWQNAFGETTHATLPTLNELRAHLIATGRDDLSWEDVANLRNRDAAGHVATGAEAGNSGQALILDMNPRFDEAHFENPLNPDAAADFAAGIATLKAAAQALGAGYDFAYVDGAGANDGYLELKLPAGAMGPGSPAMTLTGASALALWVNFADFSIKTSMQAGPGVIAIDPAVRAAVGDLLLAAVGDHYIAGDGRVNENIGLTAVHHVWHEEHNFQVRNIQAAVTAEDLRQERLDQHGTYDHDLLHEWQVATASQDASGNYLNADGSIAWDEARLFHAAKITVEMEYQHTAVDQFARTITPNIAEFVGYNSGEQGDVSLDFAQVAYRFGHSTLRESIDLIDPDGDITGAVMRVALERAFLSPELFAQKGAAAIALGMTHQQANEIDEFVTPALNQGLLGMPLDLAAINIARSRDLGIPTLNEFRKAIGLSEYASWADFGANMIHPDNLVNFIAAYSFDGNLERAAALIGLENGSIAEGDAAALGYTYQQALDFLQNTDASLYGVDGFRHIDTWLGGLAEVHVTGGLLGETFDTVFADQISRLMNGDRFYYLYRLDQLQMGEGIVNEQFKDIVERNTGLEHLNGSVFAYADKYYDLSETAAANARTEHKYGDVLAANPTLGIYSTKGSATTGNGAIVSVNGVQYVRDLRVEDSAATSGTTAINGGLNLDGTPNSGAEAHEVIVGSDNADLIYAWGGDDTVYGEGGNDILYGGNGIDRIYGGDGDDRILGGDGGDLLDGGAGDDYVSGEQTAVAAAGVDQVIGGEGNDILHSGVGIDKLSGEAGDDFIFGEGDTDAFTHGGDGNDIIDGGIGGDLLWGDGGDDLIIGGDDQDISAGLDGDDILRPGPFSQAMGGGPDEVLGGDGKSDRGNDGKGVGFDLIDFSDHAWSPQGVSVDFSTQQNPIAAIDGTTPFPAWVGIEGVIASQGNDRILGDANGNWLIGGSGDDQLTGGSGNDLLIGDGIRLDSLIGTYAGGYDHYVDGASHRADGFIQNNGLLDAAGPGFDKHFTEMLKSATFKDLELGGSQLTRLWRNGVAGSDLADSVTVGDGGTAGAADTAVFAGNRADYSVERIFFDLATRTVVAASGPATITAFRISDTVAGRDGTDLVVGVENFRFADATVGQAQLLNSAPQITSDGGGETAALSVAENATALTTVTATDADAGSVLTYSIGGGADAARFSIDAATGVLSFVAAPDFEAPADADGNNVYELIVQVSDGIAVDAQALAVTVQNVNEAASGALHIASYTSGNASASLTASNTLADPDGMSGFVRYQWQRLVNGNWVNIAGATGATLSNQSNTSVRVTSSYADPFGSYSFVSAETAFITGTDTGNVRSGSAGNDILLGLGGNDILTGGAGNDTVDGGTGNDTLRASVGDGDDAYLGGAGIDTYDLSATTAAASVDLGAGTAFSAETGSDTLSGIENVRGSSGDNLIGDAVGANQLLGNGGNDTFVLHGDNARDDIQGGVGVDTVDYSAATADLSVNLGAFGVVVGGTGSTTALSDTLSSIENFIGGSGNDSITGSAAGNRLSGGGGNDTLTGGAGADVLSGGAGADRFDFNAIGESGVGAAARDVITDFQSGVDKLDFSTIDANTGSWGNQAFAFNATAGAALTGPGQLTYHYETIGGQEYTVIDGNVNANPGSDFQVALVGHQVLTATDFIV, from the coding sequence ATGGCCACCAGTTATGTTCTCAAGCCTTTCCGCTTCAATATTTCCGATCTGAACTTCATGCGGGACCAGATCAACTTCCGCCCCCTGTACGATGCCGCTGGCAATGCCGTCATCAACTGGGACGGAACCTGCACCGTGTACAACGCCAAGGGGGTTGCCTATCAGGATCTGGGCAGCCCGGCGGCCAACATCGCCGCCTACGGCCAGTCCTATGCCGCGGTGACCGCCGCCCAGGGCCTGCGCGATCCGTCCGGGCTGAACAACAACCTGTACCTGGTGAATGCCACCTGGGGGGCGGTCGACCAGCCGTTCCTGCAGCGCACCCAGGTGGTGTACGACCAGTACGTCAGGCCGCTGGATGCCGGCGATCCGAATGCCTTCTACGCGCTGAAGTTCGCCACCAGTCCGAACCCGGCTGCGGCGGACTACACCAAGCGCGGCGACGACCTGTCCACCCCGGACGTCGACGAGGCCTCGCCGGTGCAGAACGTCGTCGACTACACGCCGCGGATGATCAGCCAGCTGACCACCACGGCCGGCGTGACCTTCCAGACCGAGCCCGGCGGCAGCCACCTGGTCAAGGACGCCAACGGCTTCACCCAGGTCGCCGACTACGGCCTGCTCGAGTCGCTCGGCCAGCAGGACGCCCAGCGCCCGGTCAACGAGGACGGTTCGGCCAGCAACGAATTCTTCGTCGGCGCGCAGAACCCCGGCATGGCGCCGGTCAACGGCTGGTTCGTGCTGTTCGGCCAGTTCTTCGACCACGGCCTCGACTTCGTCGGCAAGGGCGGCGACGGCACCCGGATCACCATCAACCTGGCGCCGGACGATCCGCTGTACGGCGTCATCGATCCCACCACCGGCCAGCCGGCCAGCAAGATCGTCATCACCCGTGCCGACGTCAGCGGCTTCACCGCCGACGGCACGCCGCAGTGGGTCAACCACACCTCGCCCTACATCGACCAGAGCCAGACCTACGGCTCCAGCCAGCAAGTGACCGACCTGCTGCGCGAGTGGGTGTCCACCGACAACGGTGTGAGCTACCACGCCGGTGCCCACATGCTGGACGGCAATACCTCGGCGGCCTGGCAGAACGCCTTCGGCGAGACGACCCATGCCACCCTGCCCACGCTCAACGAGCTGCGCGCGCACCTGATCGCCACCGGCCGCGACGACCTGAGCTGGGAGGACGTGGCCAACCTGCGCAACCGCGACGCGGCAGGGCACGTGGCGACCGGCGCGGAGGCGGGCAATTCCGGCCAGGCGCTGATCCTCGACATGAACCCGCGCTTCGACGAGGCGCATTTCGAAAACCCGCTGAACCCGGACGCGGCGGCCGATTTCGCCGCCGGCATCGCCACCCTCAAGGCGGCCGCGCAGGCGCTGGGCGCCGGCTACGACTTCGCCTACGTCGACGGCGCCGGGGCCAACGACGGCTATCTCGAACTCAAGCTGCCCGCCGGCGCCATGGGTCCGGGCTCGCCGGCCATGACCCTGACCGGCGCCAGCGCGCTGGCCCTGTGGGTGAACTTCGCCGACTTCAGCATCAAGACCAGCATGCAGGCCGGTCCCGGGGTGATCGCCATCGACCCGGCAGTGCGTGCCGCCGTCGGCGACCTGCTGCTGGCCGCGGTAGGCGACCACTACATCGCCGGCGACGGCCGGGTGAACGAGAACATCGGCCTGACCGCGGTCCACCACGTCTGGCACGAGGAGCACAACTTCCAGGTGCGCAACATCCAGGCGGCCGTCACGGCCGAGGACCTGCGCCAGGAGCGGCTCGACCAGCACGGCACCTACGACCACGACCTGCTCCACGAATGGCAGGTGGCCACCGCCAGCCAGGACGCCAGCGGCAACTACCTCAACGCCGACGGCTCCATCGCCTGGGACGAGGCCAGGCTGTTCCACGCCGCCAAGATCACCGTCGAGATGGAGTACCAGCACACCGCGGTGGACCAGTTCGCCCGCACCATCACCCCCAACATCGCCGAGTTCGTCGGCTACAACAGCGGCGAGCAGGGCGACGTCAGCCTGGACTTCGCCCAGGTGGCCTACCGCTTCGGCCACAGCACGCTGCGCGAGTCGATCGACCTGATCGATCCCGACGGCGACATCACCGGCGCGGTGATGCGCGTGGCGCTGGAGCGCGCCTTCCTGTCGCCCGAGCTGTTCGCGCAGAAGGGCGCGGCCGCCATCGCCCTGGGCATGACCCACCAGCAGGCCAACGAGATCGACGAGTTCGTCACCCCGGCGCTCAACCAGGGCCTGCTGGGCATGCCGCTGGACCTGGCGGCGATCAACATCGCCCGCAGCCGCGACCTCGGCATCCCCACCCTCAACGAGTTCCGCAAGGCCATCGGCCTCAGCGAGTACGCCAGCTGGGCCGACTTCGGCGCCAACATGATCCACCCGGACAACCTGGTGAACTTCATCGCCGCCTACTCGTTCGACGGCAACCTCGAGCGCGCCGCGGCGCTGATCGGCCTGGAGAACGGCAGCATCGCCGAGGGCGACGCCGCCGCCCTGGGCTACACCTACCAGCAGGCGCTGGACTTCCTGCAGAACACCGACGCCTCGCTCTACGGGGTGGACGGCTTCCGGCACATCGACACCTGGCTGGGCGGCCTGGCCGAGGTGCACGTCACCGGCGGCCTGCTCGGCGAGACCTTCGACACGGTGTTCGCCGACCAGATCAGCCGGCTGATGAACGGCGACCGCTTCTACTACCTGTACCGCCTCGACCAGCTGCAGATGGGCGAAGGCATCGTCAACGAGCAGTTCAAGGACATCGTCGAGCGCAACACCGGCCTCGAGCACCTCAACGGCAGCGTGTTCGCCTACGCCGACAAGTACTACGACCTGTCGGAAACGGCGGCGGCCAACGCCAGGACCGAGCACAAGTACGGTGACGTGCTGGCGGCCAACCCGACGCTGGGCATCTATTCCACCAAGGGCAGCGCCACCACCGGCAACGGCGCCATCGTCAGCGTCAACGGCGTGCAGTACGTCCGCGACCTGCGCGTCGAGGACAGTGCGGCCACCTCGGGCACCACCGCCATCAACGGCGGCCTCAACCTCGACGGCACGCCCAACAGCGGCGCCGAGGCGCACGAGGTGATCGTCGGCAGCGACAACGCCGACCTGATCTACGCCTGGGGCGGCGACGACACCGTCTACGGCGAAGGCGGCAACGACATCCTCTACGGCGGCAACGGCATCGACCGCATCTACGGCGGCGACGGCGACGACCGCATCCTCGGCGGCGACGGCGGCGACCTGCTCGATGGCGGCGCCGGCGACGACTACGTGAGCGGCGAACAGACCGCGGTCGCCGCGGCCGGCGTCGACCAGGTGATCGGCGGCGAGGGCAACGACATCCTGCACAGCGGGGTGGGCATCGACAAGCTGTCCGGCGAGGCGGGCGACGACTTCATCTTCGGCGAGGGCGACACCGACGCCTTCACCCATGGCGGCGACGGCAACGACATCATCGACGGCGGCATCGGCGGCGACCTGCTGTGGGGCGACGGCGGCGACGACCTGATCATCGGTGGCGACGACCAGGACATCTCGGCCGGTCTCGACGGCGACGACATCCTGCGTCCCGGACCCTTCTCCCAGGCCATGGGCGGCGGCCCGGACGAGGTGCTGGGCGGCGACGGCAAGAGCGACCGCGGCAACGACGGCAAGGGCGTCGGCTTCGACCTGATCGACTTCAGCGACCACGCCTGGTCGCCGCAGGGCGTCAGCGTGGACTTCTCGACCCAGCAGAACCCGATCGCCGCCATCGACGGCACCACGCCCTTCCCGGCCTGGGTGGGCATCGAGGGGGTGATCGCCAGCCAGGGCAACGACCGCATCCTCGGCGACGCCAACGGCAACTGGCTGATCGGCGGCAGCGGCGACGACCAGCTGACCGGCGGCAGCGGCAACGACCTGCTGATCGGCGATGGCATCCGCCTGGACAGCCTGATCGGCACCTACGCCGGCGGCTACGATCACTACGTCGATGGCGCCAGCCACCGTGCCGACGGCTTCATCCAGAACAACGGCCTGCTCGACGCCGCCGGCCCCGGCTTCGACAAGCACTTCACCGAGATGCTCAAGTCGGCCACCTTCAAGGACCTCGAGCTGGGTGGCAGCCAGCTCACGCGGCTGTGGCGCAACGGCGTGGCGGGCAGCGATCTCGCCGACAGCGTCACGGTCGGCGACGGCGGCACGGCCGGCGCGGCCGACACCGCGGTGTTCGCCGGCAACCGCGCCGACTACAGCGTGGAGCGGATCTTCTTCGACCTCGCCACCCGCACGGTGGTCGCCGCGTCCGGCCCCGCCACCATCACGGCCTTCCGGATCAGCGACACGGTGGCCGGCCGCGACGGCACGGACCTGGTGGTCGGCGTGGAGAACTTCCGCTTCGCCGATGCCACCGTGGGCCAGGCCCAGCTGCTCAACAGCGCGCCGCAGATCACCTCGGACGGCGGCGGCGAGACGGCGGCGCTGAGCGTGGCCGAGAACGCCACGGCGCTGACCACGGTCACGGCGACCGACGCCGATGCCGGCAGCGTGCTGACCTACTCCATCGGCGGCGGGGCCGATGCGGCGCGCTTCTCCATCGACGCCGCGACCGGCGTGCTGAGCTTCGTGGCCGCGCCCGACTTCGAGGCGCCGGCGGATGCCGACGGCAACAACGTCTACGAGCTGATCGTCCAGGTCAGCGACGGCATCGCCGTGGATGCCCAGGCTCTGGCGGTGACCGTGCAGAACGTCAACGAGGCCGCCAGCGGGGCGCTGCACATCGCCAGCTACACCAGCGGCAACGCGTCGGCGAGCCTCACGGCCAGCAATACCCTGGCCGATCCGGACGGCATGAGCGGCTTCGTCCGCTACCAGTGGCAGCGGCTGGTCAACGGCAACTGGGTCAACATCGCCGGCGCCACGGGGGCCACGCTGAGCAACCAGAGCAATACCAGCGTGCGGGTGACCTCCAGCTATGCCGATCCGTTCGGCAGCTACAGCTTCGTCTCCGCGGAGACCGCCTTCATCACCGGGACCGACACCGGCAACGTCAGGTCCGGCAGTGCGGGCAACGACATCCTGCTGGGGCTGGGCGGCAACGACATCCTCACCGGCGGTGCCGGCAACGACACCGTGGACGGCGGCACGGGCAACGACACGCTGCGGGCGAGCGTCGGCGACGGCGACGATGCCTACCTGGGTGGCGCCGGCATCGACACCTACGACCTGTCGGCGACCACGGCGGCGGCCAGCGTCGACCTCGGCGCCGGCACGGCCTTCAGTGCCGAGACCGGCAGCGACACGCTGTCCGGCATCGAGAACGTGCGCGGCAGCAGCGGCGACAACCTGATCGGCGACGCCGTCGGCGCCAACCAGCTGCTCGGCAATGGCGGCAACGACACCTTCGTGCTGCACGGCGACAATGCCCGCGACGACATCCAGGGCGGCGTGGGCGTCGATACCGTCGACTATTCGGCGGCCACCGCCGACCTGAGCGTGAACCTCGGCGCGTTCGGCGTGGTGGTGGGCGGCACGGGCAGCACGACGGCGCTGAGCGACACGCTGAGCAGCATCGAGAACTTCATCGGCGGCTCCGGCAACGACAGCATCACCGGCAGCGCCGCCGGCAACCGGCTGAGCGGCGGCGGCGGCAACGACACGCTGACCGGCGGGGCCGGCGCCGACGTGCTGAGCGGCGGGGCGGGCGCCGACCGCTTCGACTTCAACGCCATCGGCGAGTCGGGCGTGGGAGCGGCCGCGCGGGATGTCATCACCGACTTCCAGAGCGGCGTCGACAAGCTGGACTTCTCGACCATCGATGCCAACACCGGCAGCTGGGGCAACCAGGCGTTCGCGTTCAATGCCACGGCCGGCGCCGCGCTCACCGGCCCGGGGCAGCTGACCTATCACTACGAGACCATCGGCGGGCAGGAGTACACGGTGATCGATGGCAACGTGAACGCCAATCCGGGCAGCGACTTCCAGGTGGCCCTGGTCGGCCATCAGGTGCTCACCGCCACGGACTTCATCGTCTAG
- a CDS encoding class I SAM-dependent methyltransferase has product MHADAIATLQQQLLTALDTVPAEARRLFHGRGRRWPGLEHVTVDWLQGVLLVSLFREPETDGLQALTAMLLELADSAAWRHSGAHHLLLQHRYLADSRMDWLLGAELEEWLIDEDGLRYKLDLGRKQNNGLFLDMRYGRRWVREQAAGQRVLNLFAYTCGFSLAAIAGGAAQVVNLDMARAALSRGRDNHRLNGHDLAQVEFLGHELFKSWGKVRRYGPYDLIIIDPPSFQKGSFALTSDYRKILRRLPELLSEGGTVLACVNDPGIGPDFLIEGMAAEAPQLHFVERLANPPEFADIHPDSGLKALVFRTA; this is encoded by the coding sequence ATGCACGCCGACGCCATCGCCACCCTGCAGCAGCAGCTCCTGACCGCCCTGGACACCGTGCCCGCCGAGGCGCGCCGCCTGTTCCACGGCCGCGGCCGGCGCTGGCCGGGACTCGAGCACGTCACCGTCGACTGGCTGCAGGGCGTGCTGCTGGTGTCGCTGTTCCGCGAGCCGGAGACGGACGGACTGCAGGCGCTGACCGCGATGCTGCTGGAGCTGGCCGACAGCGCCGCCTGGCGGCACAGCGGCGCGCACCACCTGCTGCTGCAGCACCGCTACCTGGCCGACAGCCGCATGGACTGGCTGCTCGGCGCGGAACTGGAGGAATGGCTGATCGACGAGGACGGCCTGCGCTACAAGCTCGACCTCGGCCGCAAGCAGAACAACGGCCTGTTCCTCGACATGCGCTACGGCCGGCGCTGGGTACGCGAGCAGGCCGCCGGCCAGCGCGTGCTCAACCTGTTCGCCTACACCTGCGGCTTCTCGCTGGCGGCCATCGCCGGCGGCGCCGCCCAGGTGGTCAACCTCGACATGGCCAGGGCCGCGCTCAGCCGCGGGCGCGACAACCACCGCCTCAACGGCCACGACCTGGCGCAGGTCGAGTTCCTCGGCCACGAGCTGTTCAAGTCGTGGGGCAAGGTGCGCAGGTACGGACCCTACGACCTGATCATCATCGATCCGCCGTCGTTCCAGAAGGGCAGCTTCGCCCTGACCAGCGACTACCGCAAGATCCTCCGCCGCCTGCCCGAGCTGCTCAGCGAAGGAGGCACGGTGCTGGCCTGCGTCAACGACCCCGGCATCGGCCCCGACTTCCTGATCGAGGGCATGGCCGCCGAGGCGCCGCAGCTGCACTTCGTCGAGCGCCTCGCCAACCCGCCGGAGTTCGCCGACATCCATCCCGACAGCGGCCTCAAGGCGCTGGTGTTCCGCACGGCCTAG
- a CDS encoding group II truncated hemoglobin codes for MSSTPTYGVGDASYQAAGGIDGLRRLVDDFYRIMDESPAAAELRRLHPESLEASRDKLTCFLSGWLGGPKLFAEKYGPVVIPAFHAQWPIGEALAEAWLDCMAQAVARQGYAPEFAAYLMQQLRVPAQRIVQASRNRHG; via the coding sequence ATGAGCAGCACTCCCACCTACGGCGTCGGCGACGCCTCCTACCAGGCCGCCGGCGGCATCGACGGCCTGCGCCGCCTGGTCGACGACTTCTACCGGATCATGGACGAGTCGCCGGCCGCGGCCGAGCTGCGCCGCCTGCATCCGGAGAGCCTGGAGGCCTCGCGCGACAAGCTGACCTGTTTTCTCAGCGGCTGGCTGGGCGGGCCGAAGCTGTTCGCCGAGAAGTACGGTCCGGTCGTGATCCCCGCCTTCCACGCCCAGTGGCCGATCGGCGAGGCGCTCGCCGAGGCCTGGCTGGACTGCATGGCCCAGGCGGTCGCCCGCCAGGGCTACGCGCCGGAGTTCGCCGCCTACCTGATGCAGCAGCTGCGCGTGCCGGCGCAGCGCATCGTCCAGGCCAGCCGCAACCGCCACGGCTGA
- a CDS encoding group II truncated hemoglobin, which yields MRRLVDDFYRIMDESPAAAELRRLHPESLEASRDKLTCFLSGWLGGPKLFAEKYGPVVIPAFHAQWPIGEALAEAWLDCMAQAVARQGYAPEFAAYLMQQLRVPAQRIVQASRNRHG from the coding sequence CTGCGCCGCCTGGTCGACGACTTCTACCGGATCATGGACGAGTCGCCGGCCGCGGCCGAGCTGCGCCGCCTGCATCCGGAGAGCCTGGAGGCCTCGCGCGACAAGCTGACCTGTTTTCTCAGCGGCTGGCTGGGCGGGCCGAAGCTGTTCGCCGAGAAGTACGGTCCGGTCGTGATCCCCGCCTTCCACGCCCAGTGGCCGATCGGCGAGGCGCTCGCCGAGGCCTGGCTGGACTGCATGGCCCAGGCGGTCGCCCGCCAGGGCTACGCGCCGGAGTTCGCCGCCTACCTGATGCAGCAGCTGCGCGTGCCGGCGCAGCGCATCGTCCAGGCCAGCCGCAACCGCCACGGCTGA